From a single Gemmatimonadota bacterium genomic region:
- a CDS encoding serine/threonine-protein kinase: protein MEDSRRWARIEEVFHQALEVDADGRERFVAHACEGDPALEARVRALLAAEDEAGGFLETPIARVNEASEAPDGERTVGVYRLVRPLGSGGMGDVFLGLQEGPDFRRYAAIKIVREGIGAGFAERFTRERAILAQLAHPGIARFLGGGTTEDGRPYFVMEHVEGERLDRYSDRRVLSLRERVELLRQVCLAVQHAHGNLVVHRDLKPSNILVTPEGVPKLLDFGIAKLLSDDQPEATRTGFRLATPEYAAPEQLRGDGVSTATDVYALGVLLYESLSGHRPFTAAEAAARAIEAEPAPPQPPSVMVGRFATRALPDGEEETVTPEDVSAKRRTEPGTLRRRLQGDLDNIASKALRFDPNERYVSAAALADDLERYLTGQPVRARADSFWYRSTKFVRRNRAASVAGAALTLTLIAATGVTLSQNRRIAAQAQRLSDERDRALAVQGFLLESFGAAGGDALAGDSLTVRQVLDGQAAQLETLYADDPVTRAEMMHVLADGYERLGALEPAERWAERAVEERRTLARGPIDPELARSLTLLGWVLHERNRLDEAEVPMREALGVWRALGSDSAGLSRTLNDLSGAVMNQGRLQEAETLATEALGIRRLIFPATDRAIAITANNLANIYALQGRNDEAVPLLDESVAILEASLGPDHRRTLNARRNLAALYGRMGDWERSAELAARVVVGFERLGDDDIGLARAFQVYGTALARTGEPERADSVLERGLAIARARVGDHDVTGALLLQRGALQLQRGQRLPALEHAREAVRLYDRLYDDHPQLAEALRQRGALAVEREEQTDSYRAAAEMLTRIEGETGQGAVRLTMSWARSLAAGGHPRQALELFTRLARTVPEAYGAEHVYAPAPYLGQAEAQAALGDSAAARAALAEAEQRMGGAADVPPNRQWLQRVQQALGGAPTAEDTTSQH from the coding sequence ATGGAGGACTCCCGTCGCTGGGCCCGCATCGAAGAGGTGTTCCACCAGGCCCTGGAGGTGGACGCAGACGGCCGGGAGCGCTTCGTCGCTCACGCGTGCGAGGGCGACCCGGCCCTCGAGGCTCGGGTCCGGGCGCTGTTGGCCGCGGAGGACGAGGCAGGGGGGTTCCTGGAGACGCCGATCGCCCGGGTCAACGAGGCGAGCGAGGCGCCGGACGGCGAGCGCACGGTGGGCGTGTACCGACTTGTGCGGCCGCTCGGCAGCGGAGGCATGGGTGACGTCTTCCTCGGCCTGCAGGAAGGACCCGATTTTCGCCGCTACGCGGCGATCAAGATCGTGCGCGAGGGCATCGGTGCCGGCTTTGCCGAGCGGTTCACGCGCGAGCGCGCCATCCTCGCTCAACTGGCCCACCCCGGCATCGCGCGTTTTCTGGGGGGAGGCACCACGGAGGATGGCCGACCCTACTTCGTGATGGAGCACGTCGAGGGTGAGCGACTCGATCGCTACTCGGATCGGCGTGTGTTGTCCCTGCGGGAGCGCGTGGAGCTCCTGCGCCAGGTGTGCCTGGCGGTTCAGCATGCGCACGGCAACCTGGTGGTCCACCGCGACCTGAAGCCGAGCAACATCCTCGTCACCCCGGAGGGAGTGCCCAAGCTCCTGGACTTCGGGATCGCCAAGTTGCTCTCCGACGATCAGCCCGAGGCGACTCGGACGGGCTTCCGGCTGGCCACCCCCGAGTACGCCGCACCCGAACAGCTGCGGGGCGATGGAGTGAGCACGGCCACTGACGTCTACGCATTGGGCGTCCTGCTCTACGAATCGCTGTCCGGACACCGGCCTTTCACGGCAGCCGAAGCCGCCGCGCGCGCCATCGAAGCGGAACCGGCTCCGCCGCAGCCGCCCAGCGTCATGGTCGGGCGCTTCGCCACCCGCGCCCTGCCCGACGGCGAGGAGGAAACGGTCACACCGGAGGACGTGAGCGCCAAGCGCCGCACGGAGCCGGGCACGCTTCGGCGCCGCTTGCAGGGCGATCTGGACAACATCGCCTCCAAGGCCCTGCGCTTCGATCCGAACGAACGCTACGTCTCGGCGGCCGCGTTGGCCGACGATCTGGAGCGCTACCTCACCGGGCAGCCCGTGCGGGCGCGCGCCGACTCGTTCTGGTACCGCAGCACCAAGTTCGTTCGCCGCAACCGGGCCGCCAGCGTGGCGGGTGCGGCACTGACCCTGACCTTGATCGCAGCGACCGGCGTCACGCTCAGTCAGAATCGCCGCATCGCCGCTCAGGCCCAACGCCTTTCCGATGAGCGCGACCGCGCCCTGGCCGTCCAGGGGTTCCTGCTGGAGTCCTTCGGCGCGGCCGGCGGAGATGCATTGGCGGGCGACTCGCTGACGGTGCGCCAGGTCCTCGATGGACAGGCCGCCCAGTTGGAGACGCTCTACGCCGACGACCCCGTGACCCGCGCCGAGATGATGCACGTGCTGGCGGACGGCTACGAGCGGCTCGGTGCCCTGGAGCCGGCCGAGCGATGGGCAGAACGCGCCGTGGAGGAGCGCCGCACGCTCGCGCGCGGACCGATCGATCCGGAGTTGGCGCGCTCGCTGACCCTCCTGGGCTGGGTCCTGCACGAGCGCAATCGTCTGGATGAGGCGGAGGTGCCGATGCGCGAGGCGCTCGGAGTCTGGCGCGCGCTGGGTTCGGACTCGGCTGGACTCTCCCGCACGCTCAACGATCTCTCCGGCGCAGTGATGAACCAGGGGCGGCTCCAGGAAGCTGAGACGCTGGCCACGGAAGCGCTGGGCATCCGGCGCCTCATCTTCCCAGCGACGGACCGGGCCATCGCCATCACCGCGAACAACCTGGCCAACATCTACGCGCTGCAAGGTCGGAACGACGAAGCCGTTCCGCTCCTGGATGAGTCGGTGGCGATCCTCGAGGCGTCCCTGGGGCCCGACCATCGCCGCACGCTGAACGCACGGCGCAACCTGGCAGCTCTGTACGGGCGCATGGGGGACTGGGAGCGCTCCGCCGAGCTGGCGGCCCGAGTGGTGGTCGGTTTCGAGCGCCTGGGCGACGACGACATCGGGCTGGCGCGCGCGTTTCAGGTCTACGGCACGGCTCTGGCGCGCACCGGGGAGCCCGAGCGCGCAGACAGCGTGCTGGAGCGTGGCCTCGCGATCGCACGGGCCCGCGTGGGCGACCACGACGTCACCGGGGCTCTGCTGCTTCAGAGAGGAGCGCTGCAGTTGCAGCGCGGGCAGCGCCTGCCGGCGCTGGAGCACGCACGCGAAGCCGTCCGGCTCTACGACCGGTTGTACGACGATCACCCCCAGCTGGCCGAGGCCCTGCGCCAGCGTGGGGCGTTGGCGGTGGAACGGGAGGAGCAGACCGACTCCTATCGTGCAGCCGCGGAGATGCTGACCCGCATCGAGGGGGAAACGGGCCAGGGAGCCGTGCGGCTTACCATGAGCTGGGCGCGCTCGCTCGCCGCCGGTGGGCACCCACGGCAAGCCCTGGAACTCTTCACCCGGCTGGCCCGCACGGTGCCCGAAGCATACGGAGCAGAGCATGTGTACGCGCCTGCACCCTACCTGGGCCAGGCCGAAGCACAGGCCGCGCTCGGCGATTCGGCGGCGGCCCGAGCCGCGCTCGCCGAAGCGGAGCAACGGATGGGAGGCGCTGCCGACGTACCACCCAACCGTCAGTGGCTCCAGCGCGTGCAGCAAGCGCTCGGAGGCGCCCCCACGGCGGAGGACACCACCTCCCAGCATTGA
- a CDS encoding sigma-70 family RNA polymerase sigma factor, translating to MADVPSTPDPPRPDSPSGSDVTQLLAQASGGDPGAWNQLLPRVYDELRQVAGARLRFEADGHTLNATALVHEAYVRLVGQSRTEWQGRAHFFAIASQAMRRILINHAQARRTLKRGGGAPHLPLDAAQDALDPAQAAELLALNEALEALERFNERGARVIEYRFFGGLSNEEIAEVMGLSEVTVRRAWRSARAWLRDALDPSVSLSWAPSPDPPDHDSHRGA from the coding sequence ATGGCGGATGTCCCTTCCACCCCCGACCCGCCGCGTCCCGACTCACCGTCCGGGAGCGACGTGACCCAACTGCTCGCCCAGGCGAGCGGAGGGGATCCGGGCGCGTGGAATCAGCTCCTCCCCAGGGTCTACGACGAGTTGCGCCAGGTGGCCGGGGCGCGCCTACGCTTCGAGGCGGACGGCCACACCCTCAATGCCACGGCGCTCGTCCACGAGGCCTATGTCCGACTGGTGGGCCAGAGTCGCACCGAGTGGCAGGGCCGCGCGCACTTCTTCGCCATCGCCTCCCAGGCCATGCGCCGCATCCTCATCAACCATGCGCAGGCACGGAGAACGTTGAAGCGCGGGGGCGGGGCGCCGCACCTCCCCCTGGACGCCGCCCAGGACGCGCTGGATCCTGCCCAGGCCGCCGAGCTGCTGGCGTTGAACGAGGCTCTCGAAGCGCTGGAGCGTTTCAACGAGCGCGGTGCACGCGTGATCGAGTATCGCTTCTTCGGCGGGCTCAGCAACGAGGAGATCGCTGAGGTGATGGGCCTGTCCGAAGTCACGGTCCGTCGCGCTTGGCGCTCCGCCCGCGCCTGGCTGCGCGACGCACTCGACCCTTCGGTCTCGCTGTCGTGGGCGCCCTCTCCAGATCCGCCCGACCACGACTCCCACCGCGGCGCGTAG
- a CDS encoding DUF6531 domain-containing protein produces MSMRRGSERRDDRSRRAGSVMVGAALLLAVLGLVTSFATRALHRPSAPVGYTLRWGPSPTATPTLQDAISSATQLDAAGRPTLLVTAPATVDGASVTEVRLDLQALPGAAVGHVPEGWSAALEDGLLTARGPALDGASLHLRLDLTSAAPLQALAIELRASGRTLLQRVAATTALPPLRVIETLEEALHFPWQIAPGDLVEFEAVPAAGIHAQGAWTIGGTQPTALSSPPGQALRFQWRVPASLTPGAPLSVTWTNPFGQRVVNVPSARVSVVSPPTAAAQVPPRLDDCTPRGFVGRVVCLCGWFPTPSARGGFALAGTPLRVVASSSSSVLVEIPAGAQPGTRTISADPAAGFAPGSSVEIVVLAASGSIDQDRLLRGETTPLRLEVTGTTQPLDIVLSNYTPGIVNVAGGIVQVVRTSGGTPNTAERQVQGIAPGAFDIGYQLAEDPCPCVPGLGGTVVAGGNPPGTPQNPTPPVQGGTRTPGQGPPPGTTGTPPLPPVPPANPPLPPVPPVNPPSGPPPEEDEEEEACCGFREDGTLTFPKITDPLVPAAVAVAPRDPAVGGAQVLLHSGAYFHNQTDLDVDAVGLPFRFSRHYKGDVETVEGGILGHRWDFSLNKRIVPQAARELGTNLLLERPGVETPQLWYFDGQGKGALYEGASSEWRDVLNFGQPTPFRAYVTTYRQLPGDFYEIQRYVLEDPARHPFASHPNVETEQGEAIFYVLRERNGVRYVFNCRGQLLHVLHRNDLASLAGGGVGQPSDSVRISLEYEGALNPLTQNRMLSRVRDPSGHLYGFETRPMGSASLDTNIDGVPRSEILPIPRLKQIRGGGRVISFDYDRGSDGAPLLVAVTDSVGGHSRTWEYGYDSADRLITLTSPQQVASTAIPYLTNRYDGAGRVVEQIQGDPAAAAPQRVQLAYAQGLTTLTDAYGHRSRYELESVEGYPVVKRHSIEEAGGTPPRSWTTTYEHNPHTQITRIVHPRGNEVLFQFDGQDDAVTEGWIRNKGASVTYASDLSAGNLLAVTRVGGSAGPAPSVTTLMSYEPLFNQVEAQEDGRGYRTEYTYDYRRPGDLGNALAVQAPDLTDPEGVAIPVPATEYEYNVRGQPTRSHQGGQREIAWTYDARGYLVQERLPTSAVHTYSRDGFGRLLGEGGDLGEVAYELDPFGRVERTIQDPAGFANVTETRYDRDGLPLSVRRELKDNFASATGAPPPERPRWVDTRFEYDVLGRVVREVKNPGGAELVVETAYDAAGRLWRATQPGPAGAPVTDRYEYDARGLAVRAWSAEGTDQEVRVTTEFDANGNEVREERTATRSPTGTTPGAPRTRRFEYDGLDRLVGEVDPLGSRTTFALDADGNLVEERVSDAAGAVISRIEHTIDEWGNEVQSVHHALDGNGQIARSQVFLNGFGERVRTVGPAGGVAHYLYDSGGRLTEVVTPGGDTTRTRYDRAGNQVEVIQIEVGETMQADASRTHARTVVRMRYAYDALGRVVREERGGNVAETYYDSFDNLRSTRLDDGTADSIRYDVMGRKWEHKAGGTTKEYRYGPNGLPVEVSDGRSRVVLSYDASGQIREEARTGSGVTRYARDGLGNPLRVTDANGTVITSTFNGVGLPVEQRFQAGTSGGSSLPSVIVPNEIRWEYDGLGRVTLAEVSHPVSSAPVRTRRVYDGLGRVTREEQSIDGESYPFSYAYGRDHRTETLTYPAQAGSLEVFREVDVIGRLRVVTADGRAVASYAHDGPARVSGRRYPNGAVTRYRVDGEGRLGSIRVTATSGFPTPKPLWSDTASYGRYGFDWMVQTWERDASGEWSESLTELAFDNLGRVTRSSTLSTRHQGTQIVSRDRSSLFNTYSADRLVGSSETLFDLVAAETRFVRVDTFQHDSVGRQQDLQVAIGTQIPGSGTLLASSTDIEVALASATDPLQGTKHFTYDRRGQLISDGELRYAYDHEGRLMRVEEIGTGAQRGEAVQFLYDAFGRRVRSFPLAPPQSTGLVGWGSWAREVTHFLYDGSSVVAEIAPPTQGAPPPVLRRRYVLGARPGERVRMEHFTGTGAPEVFYPHEGIQATVGFVTDAIGQVARLDFTSPPAGVGFSVPDDIRTVEGSSARAPYLSWSTRVDGFAGSRTDELTGAPQIDYRTIRSLADSAGMRRMSRSVATASNHGALLLGAASSMAVASMVGGALLAGGAAQLTWSGVATSMAISSGLETAGGAAVAWYTGDATYGYQTFLRDAGTGAAFGLIGARMMAAEWSAIEAFAGEQVLQNPYSTARGVLAGRSVGEAFSRAVIENGLATAMAGGVAALGRGAAALGARLRSGAAAVEGGVIAARRSRPTPTGTFERGGFIGKADPRNFRATGIGTKRIDHLLKVVLTALDSGTPIARRVADALRDGTLKVRLANFNDPSFHGFHWSRESGILYVNTEILYGPFALGPLQVASTIVHEGVHAFGGGEIAAHVAQAQFMVYVLKRTGALRGNRLRVSRARWLDPTDLDMVQAWWRGRKTGQFEDLTKILVRPGHYGTSSNPLLVRGPRAGRHIEAAGGFARLLGVDAKWAAAAGKRYDYKGSTGHWE; encoded by the coding sequence ATGAGCATGCGTCGCGGGTCGGAGAGGCGGGACGACCGGAGTCGTCGGGCTGGAAGTGTCATGGTCGGAGCGGCGCTGCTGCTCGCGGTGTTGGGACTGGTCACGTCGTTCGCAACGCGAGCGCTGCACCGTCCGAGCGCGCCCGTGGGCTACACGCTTCGCTGGGGCCCCAGTCCGACGGCCACACCGACACTTCAGGACGCGATCTCCTCCGCGACGCAGCTGGATGCCGCCGGTCGGCCAACGCTCCTCGTGACGGCTCCGGCCACGGTCGACGGTGCGAGCGTGACCGAGGTCCGCCTGGATCTACAGGCCCTGCCGGGTGCCGCCGTGGGTCATGTTCCGGAGGGTTGGTCCGCCGCCCTCGAGGACGGCCTGCTCACCGCCCGCGGACCCGCGCTGGATGGAGCGAGCCTCCATCTGCGGCTCGACCTCACCAGTGCTGCCCCCTTGCAGGCGCTGGCGATCGAGCTGCGCGCATCGGGTCGAACGCTGCTACAAAGGGTCGCGGCGACCACGGCGCTTCCCCCGCTCCGTGTGATCGAGACGCTGGAGGAAGCGCTTCATTTCCCGTGGCAGATCGCTCCTGGCGATCTCGTGGAATTCGAGGCGGTCCCCGCCGCCGGAATCCACGCACAGGGCGCATGGACGATCGGGGGTACGCAGCCGACGGCACTGTCGAGCCCGCCCGGGCAGGCGCTCCGCTTCCAGTGGCGTGTGCCCGCCTCGCTCACGCCGGGCGCGCCGCTGTCGGTCACCTGGACGAATCCGTTCGGGCAGCGCGTGGTCAACGTCCCCAGCGCGCGCGTGTCCGTGGTGTCTCCCCCCACGGCCGCAGCACAGGTGCCGCCGCGGCTGGACGACTGCACGCCACGGGGATTCGTGGGCCGGGTCGTGTGCCTCTGTGGCTGGTTCCCCACGCCGTCGGCGCGCGGGGGCTTCGCGCTCGCCGGTACACCGCTTCGTGTCGTGGCCTCATCCAGCAGCAGTGTTCTGGTCGAGATTCCGGCGGGTGCGCAACCGGGCACGCGCACGATATCCGCGGATCCCGCCGCTGGCTTCGCTCCGGGTTCATCGGTCGAAATCGTGGTCCTCGCCGCATCGGGCTCGATCGACCAGGACCGCTTGCTGCGCGGAGAGACCACGCCGCTCCGCCTGGAGGTGACCGGGACGACCCAACCGCTGGACATCGTGCTCAGCAACTACACGCCCGGGATCGTGAACGTGGCGGGCGGGATCGTGCAGGTGGTGCGCACTTCGGGAGGCACACCCAATACCGCGGAGCGACAAGTGCAGGGGATCGCTCCCGGCGCGTTCGACATCGGCTACCAGCTCGCCGAGGACCCGTGTCCCTGCGTACCCGGTCTCGGAGGCACCGTCGTGGCTGGGGGCAATCCTCCGGGCACTCCCCAGAACCCCACCCCTCCCGTGCAGGGTGGGACCCGCACACCGGGCCAGGGACCACCCCCGGGTACGACGGGAACTCCGCCGTTGCCGCCGGTCCCCCCGGCCAACCCACCTCTTCCACCCGTTCCCCCGGTGAACCCGCCGAGCGGTCCCCCGCCCGAGGAGGACGAAGAGGAGGAAGCATGCTGCGGCTTCCGCGAGGACGGAACGCTCACGTTTCCCAAGATCACCGATCCCCTGGTTCCAGCGGCCGTCGCCGTGGCCCCGCGCGACCCGGCAGTAGGTGGCGCACAGGTGCTCCTGCACAGCGGTGCCTACTTCCACAACCAGACGGACCTGGATGTCGACGCGGTGGGACTACCGTTCCGGTTCTCACGTCACTACAAGGGGGACGTCGAGACGGTCGAAGGCGGAATCCTCGGTCATCGCTGGGACTTCAGCCTCAACAAGCGCATCGTGCCCCAGGCGGCGCGCGAGCTGGGCACGAACCTCTTGCTCGAGCGCCCTGGGGTCGAGACGCCGCAGCTGTGGTACTTCGACGGACAGGGCAAAGGCGCGCTCTACGAAGGTGCGAGCTCGGAGTGGCGAGACGTGCTCAACTTCGGCCAGCCGACGCCGTTTCGTGCCTACGTCACCACCTACCGTCAGCTTCCGGGTGACTTCTACGAGATCCAACGCTACGTGCTGGAGGATCCGGCGCGTCACCCGTTCGCCTCGCATCCCAACGTGGAGACGGAGCAGGGCGAGGCCATCTTCTACGTCCTACGCGAGCGCAACGGCGTGCGCTATGTCTTCAACTGCCGCGGGCAGCTGCTGCACGTGCTCCATCGCAACGACCTGGCCAGCCTCGCCGGTGGGGGAGTCGGGCAACCGTCGGACTCCGTGCGGATCTCGCTGGAGTACGAAGGAGCGCTCAATCCCCTCACGCAGAACCGCATGCTCTCCCGGGTCCGCGATCCGAGCGGTCACCTCTATGGGTTCGAGACGCGCCCCATGGGGAGCGCCAGTCTCGATACCAACATCGACGGCGTGCCGCGCTCCGAGATCCTGCCCATCCCCCGGTTGAAACAGATCCGCGGCGGCGGCCGCGTCATCTCCTTCGACTACGATCGCGGAAGCGATGGCGCCCCCCTCCTGGTCGCCGTGACGGACTCCGTGGGCGGGCACAGTCGGACCTGGGAGTACGGGTACGACAGCGCGGACCGACTGATCACCCTGACCAGCCCCCAGCAGGTGGCCAGCACGGCCATTCCCTACCTCACCAACCGCTACGACGGCGCGGGACGGGTCGTGGAGCAGATCCAAGGAGACCCGGCGGCGGCCGCACCTCAGCGCGTCCAACTCGCGTACGCGCAGGGTCTGACCACGCTCACAGACGCCTACGGACACCGGTCGCGCTACGAGCTGGAGTCGGTAGAAGGCTACCCGGTCGTGAAGAGACACAGCATCGAGGAGGCCGGCGGCACGCCCCCGCGTTCATGGACCACGACGTACGAGCACAACCCGCACACGCAGATCACCCGCATCGTGCATCCCCGGGGCAACGAGGTCCTGTTCCAGTTCGACGGCCAGGACGACGCGGTGACGGAGGGGTGGATCCGCAACAAGGGTGCGTCCGTCACCTATGCCAGCGACCTGAGCGCCGGCAATCTGCTTGCCGTCACCCGGGTGGGCGGGAGCGCCGGACCGGCGCCGTCGGTGACGACTCTGATGTCGTACGAGCCGCTCTTCAATCAGGTCGAGGCCCAGGAGGACGGGCGCGGATATCGCACGGAATACACGTACGACTACCGCCGGCCCGGCGACCTGGGCAATGCGCTGGCCGTGCAGGCGCCCGACCTGACCGACCCGGAGGGCGTGGCCATCCCGGTCCCCGCGACCGAGTACGAATACAACGTGCGAGGCCAACCCACGCGGTCTCACCAGGGAGGGCAGCGGGAGATCGCTTGGACCTACGACGCCCGAGGGTATCTGGTCCAAGAGCGCCTGCCCACCTCGGCGGTGCACACCTACAGCAGGGACGGCTTCGGGCGCCTGTTGGGTGAGGGCGGGGATCTGGGGGAGGTGGCGTACGAGTTGGATCCCTTCGGCCGCGTGGAACGCACCATCCAGGATCCGGCGGGATTCGCCAACGTCACGGAAACGCGCTACGACCGCGATGGGCTCCCCCTCAGCGTGCGTCGTGAGCTCAAGGACAACTTCGCGTCCGCGACGGGCGCTCCGCCGCCCGAGCGGCCCCGTTGGGTCGACACCCGCTTCGAGTACGACGTCCTCGGTCGTGTGGTGCGGGAGGTCAAGAACCCCGGTGGAGCCGAGCTGGTCGTGGAGACCGCATACGACGCGGCCGGCCGGCTGTGGCGTGCCACCCAGCCCGGGCCCGCGGGGGCACCCGTCACCGATCGCTACGAGTATGACGCTCGCGGGCTGGCCGTGCGGGCGTGGTCGGCGGAGGGCACCGACCAGGAGGTGCGCGTCACCACCGAATTCGACGCCAACGGCAACGAGGTCCGGGAGGAGCGCACCGCGACGCGGAGCCCGACCGGCACCACACCGGGCGCCCCCCGCACGCGTCGATTCGAATACGACGGGCTCGACCGACTGGTGGGGGAGGTCGACCCGTTGGGATCGCGGACGACCTTCGCGCTGGACGCGGACGGCAACCTCGTCGAGGAACGGGTCTCCGACGCGGCAGGCGCCGTAATCAGCCGGATCGAACACACGATCGACGAGTGGGGCAACGAAGTCCAGTCCGTCCATCACGCGCTGGACGGCAATGGGCAGATCGCTCGTTCGCAGGTCTTCCTCAACGGCTTCGGAGAGCGGGTCCGTACCGTGGGACCCGCCGGAGGGGTGGCGCACTACCTGTACGATTCGGGCGGAAGGCTGACCGAGGTCGTGACTCCTGGAGGCGACACCACCCGAACGCGCTACGACCGGGCCGGGAACCAGGTCGAGGTGATCCAGATCGAGGTCGGCGAGACCATGCAGGCGGACGCGAGTCGCACGCACGCCCGCACCGTGGTCCGGATGCGCTACGCCTACGATGCGCTCGGGCGCGTGGTGCGGGAGGAGCGCGGCGGGAACGTCGCGGAAACGTACTACGACAGCTTCGACAACCTGCGAAGCACCCGCCTGGACGACGGCACCGCCGATTCGATCCGCTACGACGTCATGGGTCGGAAGTGGGAGCACAAGGCCGGGGGTACCACCAAGGAGTACCGCTACGGCCCCAACGGACTTCCAGTCGAGGTGAGCGACGGTCGTTCGCGGGTCGTCCTGTCCTACGACGCCTCTGGACAGATCCGGGAAGAAGCCCGCACCGGGTCGGGGGTGACACGCTACGCCCGCGACGGGTTGGGCAACCCGCTACGGGTCACCGACGCCAACGGCACCGTGATCACCTCCACGTTCAACGGCGTCGGCCTTCCAGTGGAGCAGCGCTTCCAGGCCGGGACCTCGGGTGGATCTTCGCTTCCCTCCGTCATCGTCCCCAACGAGATCCGCTGGGAATACGACGGGCTCGGACGGGTCACGCTCGCGGAGGTCTCGCATCCCGTCTCCAGCGCGCCGGTGCGGACACGCCGGGTCTATGACGGGCTGGGGCGGGTGACGCGGGAGGAACAGAGCATCGACGGAGAGTCGTACCCGTTCTCCTACGCCTACGGACGCGATCACCGCACCGAGACACTCACCTACCCGGCACAGGCCGGCAGCCTGGAGGTGTTCCGGGAGGTCGACGTGATCGGTCGGTTGCGCGTGGTGACCGCCGACGGGCGCGCCGTCGCCTCCTACGCGCACGACGGTCCGGCCCGGGTATCGGGCCGTCGCTACCCCAACGGTGCCGTCACCCGCTACCGGGTGGACGGGGAAGGACGCTTGGGCAGCATCCGGGTCACCGCCACGTCGGGCTTCCCCACCCCCAAGCCTCTGTGGAGCGATACCGCATCGTACGGGCGCTACGGCTTCGACTGGATGGTGCAGACCTGGGAGCGGGACGCCTCCGGGGAATGGTCGGAGTCTCTCACCGAGCTCGCCTTCGACAACCTGGGGCGAGTCACCCGCTCCTCCACGCTGAGCACGCGACACCAGGGCACCCAGATCGTCAGCCGGGACCGCAGCTCGCTCTTCAACACCTACAGCGCGGACCGTCTGGTGGGATCGAGCGAGACGCTCTTCGACCTGGTCGCTGCGGAGACGCGCTTCGTGCGCGTCGACACCTTCCAGCACGATTCGGTGGGCCGCCAACAGGACCTTCAGGTGGCGATCGGGACTCAGATACCGGGTTCCGGCACCCTGCTCGCATCCAGTACAGACATCGAGGTCGCGCTCGCATCCGCGACGGACCCTCTCCAGGGCACCAAGCACTTCACCTACGACCGCCGTGGCCAGCTCATCTCCGACGGGGAGCTGCGCTACGCCTACGACCATGAAGGTCGGTTGATGCGCGTGGAAGAGATCGGCACCGGCGCGCAACGGGGCGAGGCCGTCCAGTTCCTCTACGACGCCTTCGGGCGGCGTGTGCGCTCCTTCCCGCTGGCGCCTCCCCAGTCGACTGGCCTGGTGGGCTGGGGCAGCTGGGCACGCGAGGTGACCCACTTCCTCTACGACGGCAGCTCCGTGGTGGCCGAGATCGCGCCGCCTACGCAGGGGGCGCCACCCCCCGTGCTCCGTCGCCGGTACGTGCTGGGGGCGCGGCCGGGGGAACGGGTGCGTATGGAGCACTTCACGGGCACCGGAGCGCCTGAGGTGTTCTACCCGCACGAAGGGATCCAGGCGACGGTCGGGTTCGTGACCGACGCCATCGGACAGGTCGCGCGCCTCGACTTCACGAGCCCCCCGGCCGGCGTCGGCTTCAGCGTCCCTGACGACATCCGCACGGTGGAGGGAAGCTCGGCGCGTGCCCCCTATCTGAGCTGGTCCACCCGGGTGGATGGATTCGCGGGATCGCGCACGGACGAGCTCACGGGGGCACCGCAGATCGACTATCGCACCATCCGCTCCCTGGCCGACTCCGCCGGCATGCGCCGGATGAGCCGGAGCGTCGCGACGGCCAGTAATCACGGTGCCCTTCTCCTGGGCGCCGCGTCCTCGATGGCGGTGGCCTCCATGGTCGGGGGCGCCCTGCTCGCGGGCGGTGCAGCGCAGCTGACCTGGTCCGGCGTGGCTACGTCGATGGCGATCTCCAGCGGGCTGGAGACCGCAGGAGGTGCCGCCGTGGCCTGGTACACCGGGGATGCCACGTACGGCTACCAGACCTTCCTGCGGGACGCGGGGACCGGGGCCGCCTTCGGCCTGATCGGGGCTCGCATGATGGCGGCGGAGTGGAGCGCCATCGAGGCGTTCGCGGGCGAGCAGGTGCTGCAAAACCCTTACAGCACCGCCCGGGGAGTGCTCGCCGGGCGCAGCGTGGGTGAGGCGTTCTCCAGGGCGGTGATCGAGAATGGTCTGGCGACCGCCATGGCAGGGGGAGTGGCGGCGTTGGGACGCGGCGCCGCCGCGCTGGGCGCCCGCTTGAGATCGGGGGCCGCAGCGGTGGAGGGTGGAGTGATTGCGGCGAGACGGTCCCGCCCCACGCCAACGGGCACCTTCGAGCGAGGCGGGTTCATCGGGAAGGCAGATCCGCGGAATTTTCGGGCAACCGGCATCGGGACCAAGCGCATCGACCACTTGCTGAAAGTGGTCCTCACGGCGCTCGATTCCGGCACCCCCATCGCCCGGCGCGTGGCCGACGCGCTGCGGGACGGGACCCTCAAGGTACGACTCGCAAACTTCAACGACCCTTCTTTCCACGGTTTCCACTGGTCGCGGGAGTCCGGCATCCTCTACGTCAACACGGAGATCCTGTATGGCCCGTTTGCTCTGGGGCCATTGCAGGTCGCCAGCACGATCGTCCACGAAGGCGTTCACGCGTTCGGCGGAGGTGAGATCGCTGCTCACGTCGCCCAGGCCCAGTTCATGGTGTACGTGCTGAAGCGCACCGGCGCGCTGCGCGGCAATCGGCTGCGCGTCAGCCGCGCGCGCTGGCTGGACCCCACCGACCTCGACATGGTCCAGGCGTGGTGGCGCGGAAGAAAGACAGGGCAGTTCGAGGACTTGACCAAGATCCTGGTCAGACCCGGCCACTACGGAACCTCATCCAACCCACTTCTTGTAAGGGGCCCCCGGGCGGGGAGGCACATCGAGGCTGCTGGGGGATTCGCTCGGTTGCTCGGCGTCGACGCCAAGTGGGCGGCGGCCGCAGGGAAGCGGTACGACTACAAGGGCTCCACGGGGCACTGGGAATGA